A window of Clostridiisalibacter paucivorans DSM 22131 genomic DNA:
AATCAGATAGAAAAAGAAGTCAATGTAAAGGATATAGTTTTAACCACTGCCGGATGTGTTATATGTAGCCATTGTGGCCCAAAAACAGTGAGTATATGCTATTGTAATAAATAGAAATAAATAGAGGTGATTTTGTGGAAAAAGTAGGTATTATCAATGCCCATTCCTACGATAATAATCTTAAAAAAAATCTATTATCATTATTATCCCATATAGGAGGATTAGAAAAATACATTTCTCCAGGGGACAGTGTTTTGCTTAAACCTAATTTTATAACGGCTCGTTCTCCTGAAGCAGCTGTCAATACCCATCCTAAATTGATAATAGCCCTTACAGAAATACTCATAGATTATGGTTGTAAAGTAACTATAGGAGATAGTCCTGGATTAGGCAGTGCCATAACAGTGGCAAAAAAATTAGGACTTATAGAAAAATTACAAAAATATGGGGTTACTTTTTTAGATTTTGGTTCACCAGTATTGGCAAGAAATAATAATATTGATCTGTCAAAGAAAAAATTTCATCAAATATATCTGTCAGAAGAAATATATAAATATGACAAGATAATAAATTTACCTAAATTAAAGTCTCATGCTCAAATGGGTATAACATTAGCTACAAAAAATCTATTTGGATGTGTCGTGGGAAGACAAAAGGGACAATGGCATTTCATAGCAGGTAGAGATTTACAGTTGTTTGGTAGACTTATAGTTGAAATCGCTATGTCTGTAAATGCAGATCTTCATATATTAGACGGTATATGGGGAATGGAAGGCAATGGACCTACAAATGGAGAAAAAATAGAATCTAATGTATTACTGGCCAGCGACAATCCCATAGCATTGGACAGAGTTGTATTAGAAATAATAAAAAAGCACCCTTCACAGTTTCCTATATTTAAGGCTTCTGAAGAATTAGACCTTATAGGTTCAGATATAAAAGACATCGAAATATTAGGATCTCCCATCTCTTCTTGTATAATAGAAGATTTCAAAATCCCATCATTTTCTTCATTGGAATTTG
This region includes:
- a CDS encoding DUF362 domain-containing protein, with the protein product MEKVGIINAHSYDNNLKKNLLSLLSHIGGLEKYISPGDSVLLKPNFITARSPEAAVNTHPKLIIALTEILIDYGCKVTIGDSPGLGSAITVAKKLGLIEKLQKYGVTFLDFGSPVLARNNNIDLSKKKFHQIYLSEEIYKYDKIINLPKLKSHAQMGITLATKNLFGCVVGRQKGQWHFIAGRDLQLFGRLIVEIAMSVNADLHILDGIWGMEGNGPTNGEKIESNVLLASDNPIALDRVVLEIIKKHPSQFPIFKASEELDLIGSDIKDIEILGSPISSCIIEDFKIPSFSSLEFVENTLLSGIIKKLINQKIKIDHSTCIQCQKCIDQCPANAMSMNDYIKIDHKKCIRCCCCQEICPVGAISVTEPLTLKLLKKIGF